From the genome of uncultured Methanobacterium sp., one region includes:
- a CDS encoding 2-oxoacid:acceptor oxidoreductase family protein — protein MTLHGRARDDPSFPRKVVRIAGFGGQGVLSMGLTLAQAACNDQRHVSWYPSYGPEQRGGTSDCTVVISGEPIGSPVLQTSDGLVAMNKPSMEKFASRVREGGIIIYESSIGEFETPEGLRTLSIPARKIAKEHGVKRAANTAMLGVIMELGLTGLPKHVFTEAVEHTFRRKPKLVPANLEILEAGAEWARGKP, from the coding sequence ATGACACTTCATGGGAGGGCCCGGGATGACCCATCCTTCCCAAGAAAGGTGGTTCGAATTGCAGGATTCGGAGGTCAGGGAGTTTTAAGTATGGGACTCACCTTAGCTCAGGCAGCCTGTAATGACCAGCGACACGTGTCATGGTATCCTTCATACGGACCGGAACAGCGAGGAGGAACATCCGACTGTACAGTGGTAATATCTGGTGAGCCCATAGGTTCCCCTGTACTTCAAACATCTGATGGTCTGGTGGCAATGAACAAGCCCTCCATGGAAAAATTCGCATCCCGTGTTAGGGAAGGTGGAATTATCATCTACGAAAGCAGTATTGGTGAGTTTGAAACTCCAGAAGGACTCAGGACACTGTCCATACCGGCCCGTAAGATAGCCAAGGAGCATGGTGTAAAAAGAGCAGCTAACACTGCAATGCTGGGAGTTATAATGGAATTAGGCTTAACTGGCCTTCCTAAACATGTTTTCACCGAAGCAGTGGAACACACCTTCCGCAGAAAACCCAAACTGGTACCAGCCAACCTGGAAATACTGGAAGCTGGTGCCGAGTGGGCCCGGGGAAAACCTTAA
- a CDS encoding thiamine pyrophosphate-dependent enzyme — MNETIQAANRGEKMAVFFVNNTVYGMTGGQMAPTTLVGEVTVTCPAGRDPRYMGYPMHMAELLDNLESTGLH, encoded by the coding sequence TTGAATGAAACCATCCAGGCCGCTAACCGGGGAGAAAAAATGGCAGTGTTCTTTGTAAACAACACTGTCTACGGAATGACCGGTGGACAGATGGCACCCACCACCCTGGTTGGGGAAGTCACTGTAACCTGCCCTGCAGGCCGGGACCCACGTTACATGGGTTACCCCATGCACATGGCAGAATTACTGGACAACCTGGAGAGCACCGGTCTTCATTGA
- a CDS encoding 2-oxoacid:acceptor oxidoreductase family protein translates to MTVFLKEEDISLVLCGEAGQGIQTVEAILAQAVKQSGYNIFSTKEYMSRVRGGQNSTEIRVSSHRVASYVDRIDILLALSSGAVNHLKDRISSDTLVIGDPEHLKSVKGSKIFDSVSGPNFIEIPLMETAQEMGGPIFANVIAAGALSCLLKIPREIFDGLISDMFTRKGQEILQKDLKAGEAGYSIGKHLMESETGKSETDTIHISLQGESSVRDELLINGTDAVGFGCLAGECRFMSSYPMTPSTPLQNFLAGNAHEFELVYEQAEDEIAAINMALGASYAGARSIVATSGSGFALMEEGVGLAGMIETPVVIYLGQRPGPAVGLPTRTSQEDLNLALYSGPGEFP, encoded by the coding sequence ATGACTGTTTTCCTAAAAGAAGAAGATATTTCCCTGGTTCTGTGTGGTGAGGCTGGTCAGGGAATCCAGACAGTAGAGGCCATACTGGCCCAGGCTGTAAAACAAAGTGGATACAACATTTTCTCAACCAAAGAATACATGTCGAGGGTTAGAGGGGGTCAAAACTCCACTGAAATAAGAGTATCGTCCCATAGGGTTGCCTCATATGTGGATCGAATTGACATCCTACTGGCACTAAGTTCTGGGGCAGTAAATCACCTCAAGGACAGAATTTCATCTGATACTCTGGTTATAGGAGATCCAGAGCACCTGAAATCAGTGAAGGGTAGTAAAATTTTTGATTCTGTTTCAGGACCTAATTTTATAGAAATCCCACTTATGGAAACTGCCCAGGAAATGGGAGGACCAATATTTGCCAATGTAATTGCAGCAGGAGCCCTGTCATGTCTGTTGAAAATTCCTAGGGAAATATTTGACGGTCTAATCAGTGACATGTTCACCAGGAAAGGCCAGGAAATACTTCAAAAGGACTTAAAAGCAGGTGAAGCAGGTTACAGTATTGGTAAACATTTAATGGAATCTGAAACAGGGAAATCTGAAACAGACACAATCCATATTTCATTACAGGGAGAGTCCTCAGTACGTGATGAGCTCCTGATAAATGGTACCGATGCAGTGGGGTTTGGATGCCTGGCTGGAGAATGTCGTTTTATGTCATCTTATCCCATGACCCCTTCCACTCCCCTACAGAACTTCCTGGCAGGTAATGCCCATGAATTTGAACTGGTATATGAGCAGGCAGAGGATGAAATAGCAGCCATCAACATGGCACTGGGAGCATCCTATGCTGGGGCCCGGAGTATTGTAGCCACATCAGGAAGTGGATTTGCCCTGATGGAAGAGGGGGTGGGACTGGCAGGAATGATAGAAACACCAGTAGTCATTTACCTCGGCCAGAGACCAGGACCCGCAGTTGGATTACCCACCCGTACCAGCCAGGAAGACCTGAACTTGGCACTCTACTCAGGGCCAGGAGAATTCCCGC